The Haladaptatus cibarius D43 genome window below encodes:
- a CDS encoding DUF7119 family protein has translation MTDGFGEEPPADRKSPVGEPVIRGDETITGEHANQAKAFDPDDPDSVAEAAETVRAFADGSAGSEDSVYMLRGAAACAALVRGVGSYKGAAEEAGGETTVAFIRKWARVHDLPRSIRRHVALGQIAPTAAKHVARVGGDARYQLAWAILDNSLTVRDVRAIVSDINDGTSPERALRRHGVTLGEVTLSLPPEVYRELRRQAALAGEEPEAVVARALERELE, from the coding sequence ATGACTGACGGCTTCGGGGAGGAACCGCCAGCAGACCGGAAATCACCGGTCGGTGAACCCGTCATCCGCGGCGACGAGACGATTACCGGCGAACACGCGAATCAGGCCAAAGCGTTCGATCCGGACGATCCGGACAGCGTCGCGGAAGCCGCCGAAACCGTCCGGGCCTTTGCCGACGGAAGCGCCGGGAGCGAAGACAGCGTCTACATGCTCCGCGGGGCCGCGGCCTGCGCCGCATTGGTTCGAGGCGTCGGGTCGTACAAAGGTGCCGCGGAGGAAGCAGGCGGCGAAACGACGGTTGCCTTCATCCGCAAATGGGCGCGGGTTCACGACCTGCCGCGGTCGATTCGCAGACACGTCGCGCTGGGACAAATCGCGCCGACCGCGGCGAAGCACGTCGCGCGGGTGGGCGGGGACGCCCGATACCAACTCGCGTGGGCCATCCTCGACAACTCGCTGACGGTTCGGGACGTTCGCGCCATCGTCAGCGACATCAACGACGGAACGTCGCCCGAGCGCGCGCTGCGGCGTCACGGGGTGACACTCGGCGAGGTGACGCTCTCGCTTCCGCCGGAGGTGTACCGGGAACTCAGACGGCAGGCCGCGCTGGCAGGCGAAGAACCGGAAGCGGTGGTCGCACGCGCGTTGGAACGCGAACTGGAGTGA
- a CDS encoding ArgE/DapE family deacylase, whose amino-acid sequence MTGFIDAQGNELRTVTERLCSFDTTGGQEASAQEWLADKLADFGFETYEWTADAERLAKHPSFPDDPTDIEHTEASAGGPSLAERPSVAGVLEFGNPNDGPTLVLNGHMDVVPVARESWDTDPFEPTWDDAGENLTARGSADMKSGVVTCIFAAKHLAETADGELDGRIVVESVVGEEEGGLGAAAAALSNPYPFSRDAAIVAEPTDLTPVIATEGSVMKRLHLTGRSAHAATRWRGESVLPHFERIREAFYDLESERGESVTHPLYEEFPVSWPIVIGTVEAGTWSSTTPANLTAEMRLGVAPGETVDEVEAAYEERLAEVVEENEWLSEHPPTFERFSIQFEAAETDADEPVVVALQSAMADYDRDDLNTTLRGATYGADSRHYVHAEIPTVIFGPGTIEQAHFPNETIHWPDVETAGAVMVDTAREFLG is encoded by the coding sequence ATGACAGGGTTTATCGATGCGCAGGGTAACGAACTGCGGACAGTTACCGAACGACTCTGCTCGTTCGACACGACGGGCGGGCAGGAAGCCTCCGCACAGGAATGGCTCGCCGACAAACTCGCGGATTTTGGGTTCGAAACCTACGAGTGGACTGCCGACGCCGAGCGATTGGCCAAACATCCGTCGTTCCCCGACGACCCGACGGACATCGAACACACTGAAGCCAGTGCAGGCGGGCCGAGTCTCGCCGAGCGCCCCAGCGTGGCGGGCGTGCTTGAGTTCGGAAATCCGAACGACGGGCCGACGCTCGTCCTGAACGGCCACATGGACGTGGTACCGGTCGCGCGCGAATCGTGGGACACCGACCCCTTCGAACCGACGTGGGACGACGCGGGCGAGAACCTCACCGCCCGCGGTTCGGCGGACATGAAATCCGGCGTCGTGACCTGTATCTTCGCGGCGAAGCATCTCGCCGAAACCGCTGATGGGGAACTCGACGGAAGAATCGTCGTCGAAAGCGTCGTCGGCGAGGAAGAAGGCGGACTCGGCGCGGCGGCGGCCGCACTCTCCAATCCGTATCCCTTCTCACGCGACGCGGCAATCGTCGCGGAACCGACCGACCTCACCCCCGTCATCGCCACCGAGGGGAGCGTCATGAAGCGACTCCACCTCACGGGGCGCTCGGCTCACGCGGCGACGCGCTGGCGCGGCGAGAGCGTCCTCCCGCATTTCGAGCGAATCCGCGAAGCCTTTTACGACCTGGAATCCGAGCGCGGAGAGTCGGTGACCCATCCGCTGTATGAGGAGTTCCCCGTCTCGTGGCCCATCGTCATCGGTACGGTCGAAGCCGGAACGTGGTCGTCCACCACCCCGGCGAACCTGACTGCCGAAATGCGCCTTGGCGTCGCCCCCGGCGAAACGGTTGACGAAGTTGAGGCCGCCTACGAAGAACGTCTGGCCGAAGTGGTCGAAGAAAACGAATGGCTATCCGAACACCCGCCGACTTTCGAACGATTTTCGATCCAGTTCGAGGCCGCGGAGACGGATGCGGACGAACCCGTCGTCGTCGCGCTCCAGTCCGCGATGGCCGACTACGACCGTGACGACCTCAACACGACGCTCCGCGGGGCGACCTACGGCGCGGACTCGCGCCACTACGTCCACGCGGAGATTCCGACCGTGATATTCGGTCCCGGAACCATCGAGCAGGCTCACTTCCCGAACGAGACGATTCACTGGCCGGACGTGGAAACCGCGGGTGCTGTGATGGTTGACACTGCCCGCGAGTTCCTCGGCTAA
- a CDS encoding MBL fold metallo-hydrolase: MNIQFLGGAREVGRSAILVNDSLLLDYGMLTGNPPQFPVGSVNPDAVVVSHGHLDHVGILPSLLSGDDRPPIHWTPPTRELAHLLARDTLKLHGGSYDCPFTEADLKRLRQVSVPHGYRETFEAAGHKITFFDAGHIPGSAHVLVDDGETRLLYTADFHTGNQRLLSGTTARPDADVVICESTYSDVEHDERKQVEERFAESVKTTLWEGGTVVVPAFAIGRTQEMLLVCEAHDIDCYVDGMGKEVTRMLRRNTDFVRDEDALKRAVSNARFVAGKNGQRKRIARKNTVIVTTSGMLSGGPAMTYIPEIRANPVNKITMTGYQVEGTPGRELLDSGRGEIDGRVMPVSAQVESYDFSAHADRDGLLDFLKSYRDATVFVNHGDRCEAFAEELRGNGYDASAPEVGEEWTSA, translated from the coding sequence ATGAACATCCAGTTTCTCGGCGGGGCGCGCGAAGTCGGGCGAAGCGCGATTCTCGTCAACGATTCCCTTCTGCTCGATTACGGGATGTTGACGGGAAATCCGCCGCAGTTTCCAGTCGGAAGCGTGAATCCCGACGCTGTCGTCGTCTCACACGGCCACTTAGACCACGTCGGGATTCTTCCCTCCCTACTTTCCGGCGACGACCGTCCGCCGATTCACTGGACGCCGCCCACCCGGGAGTTGGCCCACTTGCTCGCGCGCGACACGCTGAAACTCCACGGTGGGAGCTACGACTGTCCGTTTACGGAAGCCGACCTGAAACGACTCAGGCAGGTGTCGGTTCCGCACGGCTACCGCGAGACGTTCGAAGCGGCAGGTCACAAAATCACGTTTTTCGACGCTGGCCACATCCCCGGAAGCGCGCACGTCCTCGTGGACGACGGCGAGACGAGACTGCTCTACACCGCGGATTTCCACACCGGCAACCAGCGACTCTTGTCGGGAACCACGGCGCGACCCGACGCGGACGTGGTCATCTGCGAAAGCACCTACTCGGACGTGGAACACGACGAGCGCAAGCAGGTCGAAGAGCGATTCGCAGAGAGCGTGAAGACGACGCTCTGGGAGGGCGGAACCGTCGTCGTTCCGGCCTTCGCCATCGGTCGAACGCAGGAGATGTTGCTGGTCTGTGAAGCCCACGACATCGACTGCTACGTCGATGGGATGGGCAAAGAAGTGACACGAATGCTCCGACGAAATACCGACTTCGTCCGGGACGAGGATGCACTCAAACGAGCCGTCTCGAACGCGCGATTCGTGGCGGGAAAAAACGGCCAGCGAAAGCGGATTGCGAGGAAAAACACGGTCATCGTGACGACCTCCGGAATGCTTTCAGGCGGCCCCGCGATGACCTACATTCCGGAAATCCGCGCGAACCCCGTCAACAAAATCACGATGACTGGCTATCAGGTCGAAGGAACGCCCGGCAGGGAACTGCTGGATTCGGGCCGCGGCGAAATCGACGGCCGGGTGATGCCCGTCAGCGCACAGGTGGAGTCCTACGACTTTTCCGCCCACGCAGACCGCGATGGCCTGCTCGACTTTCTGAAATCGTACCGAGATGCGACGGTGTTCGTGAATCACGGCGACAGGTGCGAGGCGTTCGCCGAAGAGTTGCGGGGCAATGGATACGACGCGAGTGCGCCAGAAGTTGGAGAGGAATGGACGAGCGCATGA
- a CDS encoding RNA ligase family protein has translation MKRYPPMSRPDDAPKSLFDGGHFWIQEKVDGTHLRFRLQESGLLQFGDRNRVYDADAIPTPYQHVVRHIRKNLDRSALRSAVENVESVVFFGEAMYQHIIDYDWRRTPSFLGFDIWSDSSERFLSPDRVEAIYDRLGLNHVNTFEKEVRAVDFDPHDYEVPQSNWYDGKAAGVVLRNKTGGRVKLLDGDFEATNERKTSEKSPKDLARECATDRRFERVANALESNGQAVAVDALFERTFETIVREEHARLFGEANDIDVQAFRSELASLTQQFVSRR, from the coding sequence ATGAAACGCTATCCTCCGATGTCACGACCCGACGACGCACCGAAATCGCTGTTCGACGGCGGTCACTTTTGGATTCAAGAGAAGGTGGACGGCACACATCTCCGGTTTCGGCTTCAGGAGTCGGGACTGCTCCAATTTGGCGACCGGAATCGCGTCTACGATGCGGACGCGATTCCGACGCCCTACCAACACGTGGTTCGGCATATTCGAAAAAACCTCGACCGGTCGGCGCTCCGCTCGGCAGTCGAAAACGTCGAATCCGTCGTCTTCTTCGGCGAAGCAATGTATCAGCACATCATCGACTACGACTGGCGTCGAACGCCGTCGTTTCTGGGGTTCGACATTTGGTCGGACAGCAGTGAGCGGTTTCTGTCTCCCGACCGGGTGGAGGCGATTTACGACCGTCTCGGTCTGAATCACGTGAACACGTTCGAAAAGGAGGTTCGGGCGGTTGATTTCGACCCCCATGACTACGAGGTGCCACAGTCGAACTGGTACGACGGGAAAGCGGCGGGTGTCGTCCTCCGGAACAAAACGGGTGGGCGCGTCAAATTACTCGATGGAGATTTTGAAGCGACAAACGAACGAAAAACGAGCGAGAAATCACCGAAAGACTTGGCCCGAGAATGTGCGACTGACCGTCGTTTCGAACGGGTAGCAAACGCGCTGGAATCGAATGGGCAGGCGGTTGCGGTGGATGCTCTGTTCGAACGAACGTTCGAGACAATCGTGCGCGAAGAACACGCCCGCCTGTTCGGCGAGGCGAATGACATCGACGTGCAGGCGTTTCGGTCGGAACTCGCGTCGCTCACCCAGCAGTTCGTCTCCCGTCGCTGA
- a CDS encoding M23 family metallopeptidase, whose protein sequence is MIADTLQTLRSSLRRIDPVTVSYLGVLGIPSYFAESLEPLRIFMLFWLFGLWPLVSVLIPTSDEESPVEFDTDWRWRGRFLASNLLVMVNPFILVQSMGQIVGNVVALFRYRGQPPAPGRFDQQTELTLPFSGTWTVVNGGVEKEDSHSWSIVSQRYAYDFVISDEDRRTHDGDGDSADEYFCYSEPMLAPADGTVVETKDGHRDSPYFRGMLDPFQRDIRGNYVTIRHAENEYSVLAHLAEGSVAVEDGEKVERGQQIGRCGHSGNSTEPHLHFQLQDRQDFFFSAGLPITFGNLGIEDAETGASEQNEPASIREGQRVTTTESTDSEASKRQM, encoded by the coding sequence ATGATTGCGGACACCCTCCAAACACTGCGGTCGTCGCTCCGGCGAATCGACCCGGTTACGGTGAGCTATCTCGGAGTTCTCGGGATTCCGAGTTATTTTGCGGAGTCGCTCGAACCGCTCCGGATATTTATGCTGTTCTGGCTGTTCGGCCTGTGGCCGCTGGTTAGCGTACTGATTCCGACCTCGGACGAGGAATCGCCGGTAGAATTCGACACCGACTGGCGCTGGCGAGGGCGCTTTCTGGCGAGCAACCTTCTCGTAATGGTCAACCCGTTCATCCTCGTGCAGTCGATGGGGCAAATCGTCGGCAACGTCGTCGCGCTTTTTCGGTACCGTGGTCAACCACCAGCACCGGGACGATTCGACCAGCAGACAGAACTCACACTGCCGTTTTCCGGAACGTGGACGGTCGTCAACGGCGGCGTCGAGAAGGAGGATTCCCATTCGTGGAGCATCGTCTCACAGCGATACGCATACGATTTCGTGATTTCGGACGAGGACAGACGCACGCACGATGGTGATGGCGACAGTGCCGACGAGTACTTCTGTTACAGCGAACCGATGCTCGCACCCGCGGACGGAACCGTAGTCGAAACCAAGGACGGTCACCGCGATTCGCCGTATTTTCGAGGGATGCTCGACCCGTTTCAGCGCGACATCAGGGGGAATTACGTCACGATTCGGCACGCGGAAAATGAGTACAGCGTCCTCGCACATCTGGCAGAGGGAAGCGTCGCAGTCGAAGACGGCGAGAAAGTCGAACGCGGCCAGCAAATCGGTCGCTGCGGACACTCGGGAAACTCGACCGAACCACATCTGCATTTTCAACTGCAAGACCGGCAGGATTTCTTTTTCTCGGCAGGACTGCCGATTACGTTCGGTAATCTCGGAATCGAGGACGCCGAAACCGGAGCGAGCGAGCAAAACGAGCCCGCTTCGATTCGAGAGGGTCAGCGCGTGACGACGACCGAATCGACGGATTCCGAAGCTTCAAAACGTCAAATGTGA
- a CDS encoding VOC family protein has product MVDENSNGEIPITADRPDSTIHLSGTDHVTLIGSNEEDTVEFYRDILGMPLILRQPNLDAPNVTHLFFDTGDGRVITFFVEEGRQSNPSPQRTGIGAVHHLAFRFEPERLEEIKQGLEENGHRYNVFDRSIFYSLYTSDHNGLTIELTTDKFDIPDDRRAEVLATAQRLREEDGSDYAKAEHLEAALEELGIPVEPVELPDAPTGAGV; this is encoded by the coding sequence ATGGTAGACGAGAACTCAAATGGGGAAATTCCCATCACGGCAGACCGCCCGGACAGCACGATTCACCTCAGCGGAACCGACCACGTTACCCTCATCGGAAGTAACGAGGAGGACACCGTCGAATTCTACCGCGACATCCTCGGGATGCCGCTCATCCTCCGTCAGCCAAATCTCGACGCGCCGAACGTCACGCACCTGTTCTTCGACACGGGCGACGGGCGGGTCATCACCTTCTTCGTGGAGGAAGGGCGACAGTCGAATCCCTCGCCACAGCGAACCGGAATCGGTGCGGTTCACCATCTCGCGTTCCGATTCGAACCGGAACGCTTGGAGGAAATCAAGCAGGGACTCGAAGAAAACGGCCACCGATACAACGTCTTCGACCGGAGCATCTTCTACTCGCTGTACACCAGCGACCACAACGGACTGACCATCGAACTGACGACCGACAAGTTCGACATTCCGGACGACAGACGCGCCGAAGTGCTGGCTACCGCCCAACGTCTACGCGAGGAAGACGGCTCCGACTACGCCAAAGCGGAACACCTCGAAGCCGCGTTGGAAGAACTCGGCATTCCGGTCGAACCCGTCGAACTTCCAGACGCGCCGACGGGTGCAGGTGTGTAG
- the eif1A gene encoding translation initiation factor eIF-1A, with protein sequence MSEETERRNLRMPNSDEMFGVVTEHNGGNHVRVRCEDGKERMGRIPGRMKYRTWINEGDVVLVEPWDWQDEKANIEWRYTGQDADQLRREGHIQ encoded by the coding sequence GTGAGTGAAGAAACAGAACGTCGAAATCTCCGAATGCCTAACAGCGACGAGATGTTCGGCGTCGTAACAGAACACAACGGCGGGAACCACGTTCGCGTTCGTTGTGAGGACGGAAAAGAACGAATGGGACGGATTCCCGGCCGAATGAAATATCGAACATGGATTAACGAGGGCGACGTCGTCCTCGTCGAGCCGTGGGACTGGCAAGATGAAAAAGCCAACATCGAATGGCGATACACGGGACAGGACGCAGATCAACTTCGACGCGAAGGCCACATCCAGTAA
- a CDS encoding oxidoreductase, translated as MTDTGWTAERMPDMTEKTVVVTGANSGLGYEVTRALARKGAIVVMACRRTNHAKTVKGRILTEIPDATLDVRELDLADPDSIRSFADDFEAEYDDLHVLCNNAGVMAIPRRETEDGYEMQFGVNHLGHFALTGLLFDRLLETRGETRVVTQSSGVHERGDINFEDLHGEQEYDKWDAYGQSKLANVLFAYELDRRLDEASIDGVLSLACHPGYASTNLQRRGPEQEGSRLRLWMMRLVNAVFAQSAERGALPMLYAATDEDVMGGEYVGPGGLMNMRGLPEIQPSSDRSYDEQMADRLWKISSDLTGVTYDFAQAKTADDD; from the coding sequence ATGACTGACACCGGATGGACTGCCGAACGAATGCCGGATATGACCGAAAAGACCGTCGTCGTCACGGGTGCGAACAGCGGCCTCGGTTACGAGGTGACCCGCGCCTTGGCTCGAAAGGGCGCAATCGTCGTCATGGCCTGCCGACGAACGAACCACGCGAAGACGGTCAAAGGGCGTATTCTCACGGAAATTCCCGACGCGACGCTCGACGTGCGCGAACTTGACCTTGCAGACCCGGACTCTATCCGGTCGTTCGCCGACGATTTCGAGGCCGAATACGACGACCTGCACGTCCTCTGTAACAACGCGGGCGTGATGGCAATTCCCCGCCGGGAAACCGAAGACGGGTACGAGATGCAGTTCGGCGTCAACCATCTCGGTCACTTCGCACTGACGGGTCTGCTGTTCGACCGACTGCTCGAAACGCGGGGGGAGACGCGCGTCGTGACCCAGAGCAGCGGCGTCCATGAACGCGGTGACATCAACTTCGAGGATTTACATGGCGAGCAGGAGTACGACAAATGGGACGCCTACGGCCAGAGCAAACTGGCGAACGTCCTCTTTGCCTACGAACTCGACAGGCGACTGGACGAGGCGAGTATCGACGGCGTGTTGAGCCTCGCCTGCCATCCGGGGTATGCGAGTACGAATCTCCAGCGACGCGGCCCAGAACAGGAAGGCTCACGACTTCGACTGTGGATGATGCGCCTTGTGAACGCAGTGTTTGCCCAAAGCGCGGAACGCGGCGCGCTTCCGATGCTTTACGCCGCGACCGATGAGGATGTCATGGGTGGGGAGTACGTCGGTCCCGGTGGACTGATGAACATGCGCGGTTTGCCCGAAATCCAACCGTCCAGCGACCGGTCGTACGACGAGCAGATGGCCGACCGCCTCTGGAAGATTTCTTCTGATTTGACTGGAGTCACCTACGATTTCGCGCAAGCGAAGACCGCGGACGACGATTAA
- a CDS encoding Rieske (2Fe-2S) protein has product MVATDDATQLTTVDELPENGSFLFTVLEHDGSKGEVILVNGGDCIAAWRNFCQHETDQRLDRGFGAAMRDGDIICPKHGSMFDGCSGHCDNGEAKGSTLLSVDVAVEDGDVYLTDRTCDFLHEGGIEDDDDEDDGMPSSSSHLTF; this is encoded by the coding sequence ATGGTCGCCACGGACGATGCTACACAGTTGACGACGGTTGACGAACTCCCCGAAAACGGTTCGTTTCTCTTCACCGTTCTCGAACACGACGGGTCGAAAGGGGAGGTGATTCTGGTAAACGGCGGGGACTGCATCGCCGCGTGGCGAAACTTCTGTCAGCACGAAACCGACCAGCGACTCGACCGGGGATTCGGGGCTGCTATGCGCGACGGCGACATCATCTGCCCGAAACACGGGTCGATGTTCGACGGTTGTTCCGGTCACTGCGACAACGGAGAGGCGAAAGGCTCGACTCTCCTCTCGGTCGATGTGGCGGTCGAAGATGGGGATGTCTATCTCACCGATAGAACGTGTGACTTTCTGCACGAGGGCGGTATCGAAGACGATGACGACGAGGACGACGGCATGCCGTCGTCCTCGTCACATTTGACGTTTTGA